From Triticum urartu cultivar G1812 chromosome 2, Tu2.1, whole genome shotgun sequence, a single genomic window includes:
- the LOC125539435 gene encoding putative kinase-like protein TMKL1 encodes MPRRLVNAVLFAVLGVVVALFLCYSVRCYRRRRRRRRAVLPSHGAGADRLQAGGSSAYGSGVGEELLTFPGGEGLTVAAILEAPGEVVAKSAHSTLYRAGLSAGEAVALLRFLRPVCSAAAEEAAAAARLLGAVQHPNLVPIRALYVGPRGEKLLVHPFYAAGSLRRFLQEGINDSQRWEIICKLSIGIVKGLDHLHTRSQKPIIHGNLKTSNIMLDADFQPRVSDFGLYLLLNPAAAQDMLETAAVQGYKAPELIKMREVTRESDVYSLGVILLEMLAQKEAASDGSPNARDIHLPASFKDLVLERKIADAFGSDLIQQSKNSGNEAKLNAFFELATACCNPSPSLRPDSRRILKRLEEISR; translated from the exons ATGCCGAGGAGGCTCGTCAATGCCGTCCTCTTCGCGGTCCTGGGCGTCGTGGTCGCGCTCTTCCTCTGCTACTCCGTCCGCTgctaccgccgccgccgccgccgccgccgcgcggtGCTGCCCTCGCACGGCGCCGGGGCTGACCGCCTCCAGGCGGGCGGGTCCAGCGCCTACGGCTCCGGCGTCGGGGAGGAGCTGCTCACGTTCCCCGGCGGCGAGGGGCTCACCGTCGCCGCCATCCTCGAGGCGCCCGGCGAGGTGGTCGCCAAGTCGGCGCACAGCACGCTCTACCGCGCCGGGCTCAGCGCCGGCGAGGCCGTGGCGCTGCTCCGGTTCCTCCGGCCCGTCTGCTCCGCGGCCGCCGAGGAGGCCGCGGCGGCGGCCCGGCTGCTCGGCGCCGTGCAGCACCCGAATCTCGTGCCGATCCGCGCGCTCTACGTCGGCCCGCGCGGAGAGAAGCTGCTCGTGCACCCCTTCTACGCCGCCGGCTCGCTCCGCCGCTTCTTGCAAG AGGGGATCAATGATTCACAACGATGGGAGATAATCTGCAAGCTATCCATTGGCATCGTCAAGGGGCTGGACCACCTTCACACAAGATCGCAGAAGCCGATCATCCATGGCAACCTCAAGACGAGCAACATCATGCTCGACGCCGATTTCCAGCCCAGGGTATCAGACTTCGGGCTCTACCTCCTGCTGAACCCGGCTGCTGCCCAAGACATGCTCGAGACCGCCGCGGTGCAAGGCTACAAGGCCCCTGAGCTGATCAAGATGAGGGAGGTGACGAGGGAGAGCGACGTCTACAGCCTGGGGGTGATCCTGCTGGAAATGCTCGCTCAGAAGGAGGCGGCGAGCGATGGCTCGCCGAACGCCCGCGACATCCACTTGCCAGCCTCGTTCAAAGATCTGGTCCTCGAGAGGAAGATCGCGGACGCGTTCGGGTCCGACCTGATCCAGCAGAGCAAGAACTCGGGGAATGAGGCGAAGCTCAACGCGTTCTTCGAGCTCGCGACGGCTTGCTGCAACCCTTCGCCGTCCTTGAGACCGGATTCCAGACGCATCCTGAAGAGGCTGGAGGAGATATCGAGGTGA